The Seriola aureovittata isolate HTS-2021-v1 ecotype China chromosome 3, ASM2101889v1, whole genome shotgun sequence genome includes a region encoding these proteins:
- the LOC130164211 gene encoding synaptogyrin-1-like isoform X2, with amino-acid sequence MEPAGAYGAGKAGSLAFDPVAFFTHPRTILRLLSWVFSIVVFSCIVNEGYINIGSERLLCIFNNNADACNFGVTIGVACFLGSICFMILDVYFPTISSVRDRRRAVLLDLVFSGLASFLWFVGFCFLANQWQATSQDELPLAQGSDAARATIAFCFFSILTWGYQCLLAMNTVKSISFMEDKQRLLPSTPPTLSLV; translated from the exons ATGGAGCCAGCGGGCGCGTACGGCGCCGGGAAGGCCGGGAGCCTCGCCTTCGATCCGGTTGCCTTCTTCACGCATCCCCGGACCATCCTCAGACTGCTGTCGTGG GTTTTCTCCATAGTGGTGTTCAGCTGCATTGTGAATGAGGGCTACATCAACATCGGCAGTGAGCGTTTGCTCTGCATCTTCAACAACAACGCTGACGCCTGTAACTTTGGTGTGACTATTGGCGTGGCCTGTTTCCTCGGCAGTATCTGTTTCATGATCCTGGACGTTTACTTTCCCACCATCAGCAGCGTCAGGGACAGAAGACGCGCCGTCCTGCTGGACCTCGTCTTCTCTG GCCTCGCCAGCTTCCTGTGGTTCGTTGGCTTCTGTTTTCTGGCCAATCAGTGGCAGGCGACCTCTCAAGACGAGCTGCCATTGGCCCAGGGCTCCGACGCTGCCAGAGCCACCATCgctttctgcttcttctccatCCTCACCTGG GGTTATCAGTGTCTGCTGGCAATGAACACAGTTAAGAGCATTTCCTTCATGGAGGACAAGCAGAGGTTGCTGCCTAGcacccctcccaccctctctttagtctaa
- the LOC130164211 gene encoding synaptogyrin-3-like isoform X1, translated as MEPAGAYGAGKAGSLAFDPVAFFTHPRTILRLLSWVFSIVVFSCIVNEGYINIGSERLLCIFNNNADACNFGVTIGVACFLGSICFMILDVYFPTISSVRDRRRAVLLDLVFSGLASFLWFVGFCFLANQWQATSQDELPLAQGSDAARATIAFCFFSILTWAVLTLSALRRFLTGSNTNLFTWQHLEPAPCNARATPYPIANGATIVTTNPYQAPPFTETLDPQKLTQQRPMAPAF; from the exons ATGGAGCCAGCGGGCGCGTACGGCGCCGGGAAGGCCGGGAGCCTCGCCTTCGATCCGGTTGCCTTCTTCACGCATCCCCGGACCATCCTCAGACTGCTGTCGTGG GTTTTCTCCATAGTGGTGTTCAGCTGCATTGTGAATGAGGGCTACATCAACATCGGCAGTGAGCGTTTGCTCTGCATCTTCAACAACAACGCTGACGCCTGTAACTTTGGTGTGACTATTGGCGTGGCCTGTTTCCTCGGCAGTATCTGTTTCATGATCCTGGACGTTTACTTTCCCACCATCAGCAGCGTCAGGGACAGAAGACGCGCCGTCCTGCTGGACCTCGTCTTCTCTG GCCTCGCCAGCTTCCTGTGGTTCGTTGGCTTCTGTTTTCTGGCCAATCAGTGGCAGGCGACCTCTCAAGACGAGCTGCCATTGGCCCAGGGCTCCGACGCTGCCAGAGCCACCATCgctttctgcttcttctccatCCTCACCTGG GCTGTACTGACGCTGAGCGCACTGCGACGCTTCTTAACCGGCAGCAACACAAACTTGTTCACATGGCAACACCTGGAGCCCGCCCCCTGCAACGCTCGAGCTACACCGTACCCCATTGCCAACGGTGCTACCATAGTAACCACCAACCCCTATCAAGCCCCGCCCTTCACTGAAACCCTGGACCCCCAGAAACTCACACAGCAGAGACCCATGGCTCCGGCCTtctag